From Helicobacter sp. MIT 05-5293, one genomic window encodes:
- the rdgB gene encoding RdgB/HAM1 family non-canonical purine NTP pyrophosphatase — translation MNIILATTNAHKMREIEAILDSFTLYRFSDFISPFEIEENGTSFAQNALIKAQAINDALQRAVCPKPYLVLAEDSGICVEALNGEPGIYSARYAHYKHFHQNLAVKSIKNSTDKENLQCVITMLQDKKLESSKAHFVANVALVGEGVSQHFEGILEGYVITTPKGVQGFGYDPIFIPIQDNPQSLTLAEFSPQKKNLISHRRKALEKCQEYLQGLYSL, via the coding sequence ATGAATATTATTTTAGCGACTACAAACGCCCACAAAATGCGCGAAATCGAAGCGATATTAGATTCATTCACACTCTATCGTTTCAGCGATTTTATATCGCCTTTTGAGATTGAAGAAAATGGCACAAGCTTTGCGCAAAATGCACTCATTAAGGCACAAGCGATTAATGATGCTCTTCAAAGAGCCGTATGCCCCAAACCTTATCTTGTGCTTGCCGAAGATAGTGGGATATGTGTGGAAGCCCTCAATGGGGAGCCGGGTATTTATAGTGCGCGTTATGCTCATTATAAGCATTTTCATCAGAATCTAGCTGTAAAAAGTATAAAAAATAGCACTGATAAAGAGAATCTACAATGTGTGATTACGATGCTTCAAGATAAAAAGTTAGAATCCTCTAAAGCTCATTTTGTCGCTAATGTAGCTTTGGTGGGAGAAGGTGTATCGCAACATTTTGAGGGTATTTTGGAGGGATATGTGATTACAACACCAAAAGGTGTCCAAGGATTCGGATATGATCCGATTTTTATCCCTATACAAGACAATCCTCAATCTCTCACATTAGCAGAATTCTCTCCTCAAAAAAAGAATCTTATCTCCCATAGGCGCAAGGCGTTAGAAAAATGTCAAGAATATCTACAAGGTTTATATTCTCTTTAA